A single genomic interval of Pirellulales bacterium harbors:
- a CDS encoding BlaI/MecI/CopY family transcriptional regulator, producing MKKPDSALTATQHEILEVVWSFATGATVTEIWDAISARRAVTRTTILNLVDRLEKRRWLKRHKADDGFRYTAAMDRDATAQLLAHEFVDGFFGGSASSLVMSLLGNKRVTAAELENLRRLLDAPSGKGDAPKENS from the coding sequence ATGAAAAAACCAGACTCGGCACTGACTGCCACTCAGCATGAAATCCTCGAGGTCGTCTGGTCGTTCGCGACCGGAGCAACGGTGACTGAGATCTGGGACGCGATCTCGGCACGCCGCGCGGTGACGCGAACGACGATCCTGAACCTGGTCGACCGGCTGGAGAAGCGGCGCTGGCTGAAGCGTCACAAGGCGGACGACGGATTTCGATACACGGCCGCCATGGATCGCGACGCGACGGCCCAACTGTTGGCCCACGAGTTTGTGGATGGCTTTTTCGGCGGCTCGGCCAGCAGCCTGGTGATGAGCCTGCTGGGCAACAAGCGCGTGACGGCGGCCGAGCTAGAGAATTTGCGGCGCCTGCTCGACGCGCCGTCAGGCAAAGGTGACGCACCGAAGGAGAATTCCTGA
- a CDS encoding M56 family metallopeptidase yields MSMSMVSLVTGWQLYWGSVALGSLGACGAALLARWLLRKRSAPVKHALLLAGLYATALAPVLLFGALVLGHGWRLHVERPWIEIASATPRFVRATTAEPSPEPVAATQIAKMPEAAAQPAARPEVGAPAALESKSPTAASWMSRLTEFQVKRQPDGRTIVDQPLLPRLLGLVVFAWWIGTLVGLVRLAWGTRVLRRLKRTLIAPADPRIAATLAACLGEARVRRRVEIRESAAAPAPLSFGLWRPTIVLPAHMATRLDDEQLRLVVAHEVAHVVRRDHRVALVERLTSAAFWWNPLVRAVNRGLSSEREQICDDYAAATPGERRRLAEVLVLIAEWSAAAPLRIGGATALVDDARDDLATRVTRLVENKPRAMRVTLRAALGLAAFAVAVGGVVLFSALRAAPYERFQATPAQTAIINELRPRDFLIIEGILGFQVGTTGFHASNEDVARLAELGNIDELSLGGEDLTEDCLVSIGRMDSLRNLSLSFPFTTAALKHVARLPNLEELSVSSPSLADDGLLILAELPKLGTLRLNGTSVSDAGLQTLAEFPSLVSVNINNNRLRITDVALAGIARCPRLTQLAISSDGIKDTGLQSLARCRSLTAVDLQGAGFTDDGLSTVASLPNLRMLTLQSDRLTGAGLRHLQAAAGLEWLRLRDCPLITNDSLAAVGELTQLFRLSLQSKVLTDAGLAHLKNLTGLWELEIDGPKFTGDGLKYLVACQNITEIRAQGERIDDSIFVPLNEFSKLRQIVVGAGQPTNRLSGVTNAGLAKLKSPSLQIAMFARTAITNDGLVALDALPNLSIAHFPFSSDVNPPIWTRGTQRVNRPPRHGVAGVRDATPRLPPLGDAQVVANDALIAELKKTFGP; encoded by the coding sequence ATGTCGATGTCGATGGTTTCGCTTGTAACCGGTTGGCAGTTGTATTGGGGAAGCGTTGCGCTCGGCTCGCTCGGCGCCTGTGGTGCGGCGCTATTAGCGAGATGGTTGCTGCGCAAACGCTCGGCCCCGGTGAAACATGCGTTGCTGCTGGCTGGGCTGTATGCGACGGCGCTCGCGCCGGTGCTGTTGTTTGGCGCCCTGGTGCTCGGCCACGGCTGGCGGCTTCACGTCGAGCGGCCCTGGATCGAGATCGCCAGCGCTACGCCGCGCTTCGTCCGTGCGACCACGGCTGAACCTTCGCCTGAGCCGGTAGCTGCAACGCAGATCGCGAAAATGCCGGAAGCCGCGGCTCAGCCGGCGGCTCGTCCGGAAGTGGGCGCGCCGGCTGCATTGGAGAGCAAATCGCCGACTGCCGCATCGTGGATGTCTCGGCTGACAGAGTTTCAGGTAAAACGTCAGCCCGACGGCCGTACGATCGTCGATCAACCGCTGCTTCCTCGGCTGCTGGGGCTGGTTGTCTTTGCCTGGTGGATCGGAACGTTGGTCGGCCTCGTGCGATTGGCTTGGGGAACGCGGGTGCTGCGCCGGCTGAAGCGCACGCTCATAGCGCCCGCGGATCCTCGCATCGCGGCTACTCTGGCCGCCTGCCTGGGCGAAGCACGCGTGCGTCGTCGCGTGGAAATTCGCGAATCGGCCGCGGCGCCTGCGCCGTTGTCTTTCGGTTTGTGGCGGCCGACGATCGTATTACCGGCCCATATGGCGACGCGGCTGGATGACGAGCAGTTGCGTCTGGTCGTCGCCCATGAAGTGGCGCATGTGGTGCGGCGCGATCATCGCGTGGCATTGGTGGAACGTCTGACGAGCGCCGCCTTCTGGTGGAATCCTTTGGTGCGCGCGGTCAATCGGGGATTGTCCTCGGAGCGCGAGCAAATCTGCGACGACTATGCCGCGGCTACGCCCGGCGAGCGCCGGAGATTGGCCGAGGTGCTGGTGCTGATCGCTGAGTGGAGCGCGGCCGCGCCACTGCGCATCGGCGGCGCTACGGCGCTGGTGGACGACGCCCGCGATGACCTGGCCACACGTGTGACACGGCTGGTCGAGAATAAGCCGCGGGCGATGCGCGTCACGTTGCGCGCGGCGCTCGGGTTAGCAGCGTTTGCTGTTGCTGTGGGGGGCGTCGTGCTGTTCTCAGCGCTGCGTGCCGCGCCGTACGAGCGTTTTCAGGCGACCCCGGCGCAAACGGCGATCATTAACGAGCTACGCCCGCGCGATTTTCTCATCATCGAGGGAATTCTTGGTTTTCAAGTCGGCACGACCGGATTTCATGCGAGCAATGAGGATGTGGCCCGGCTGGCCGAGCTGGGGAACATCGACGAATTGAGCCTGGGGGGCGAAGATCTCACGGAAGATTGCCTGGTGTCGATCGGGCGGATGGACTCGCTGCGAAATCTGTCTTTGTCATTTCCGTTCACGACCGCGGCGCTAAAACACGTCGCTCGATTACCGAACCTGGAAGAACTATCGGTCTCGTCCCCGAGTTTGGCGGACGATGGGCTTTTGATCCTGGCCGAGCTACCAAAGCTTGGCACCCTGCGTTTGAACGGCACGAGCGTCTCGGATGCCGGCCTGCAGACGCTGGCGGAGTTCCCATCGCTTGTTTCCGTGAACATCAACAATAACCGGCTACGCATCACCGACGTCGCATTGGCCGGTATCGCGCGTTGCCCGCGCCTGACGCAGCTCGCAATTTCGTCCGACGGGATTAAAGACACCGGTTTGCAAAGTTTGGCCAGGTGCCGGTCACTCACTGCTGTTGATCTGCAAGGTGCCGGCTTTACCGACGACGGATTGTCGACCGTGGCGAGCCTGCCGAACCTCAGGATGCTAACGCTCCAAAGCGATCGGCTGACCGGCGCCGGCCTGCGACATTTGCAGGCGGCCGCAGGCTTAGAATGGCTGCGCCTGCGCGACTGCCCGCTGATCACCAACGATAGCTTGGCCGCAGTCGGCGAGCTTACGCAACTGTTTCGGCTGTCGCTCCAAAGCAAAGTGCTGACCGATGCCGGACTGGCACACTTGAAAAACCTGACCGGCCTGTGGGAACTAGAGATCGATGGTCCCAAGTTTACCGGCGATGGGCTGAAGTACTTAGTCGCGTGCCAGAACATCACCGAAATCCGAGCCCAGGGAGAACGGATCGACGATTCGATCTTCGTCCCGTTGAACGAGTTTTCCAAGCTGCGGCAGATCGTAGTAGGCGCGGGTCAGCCGACGAATCGCCTTTCCGGCGTCACGAATGCAGGGTTGGCGAAGCTGAAGTCGCCGAGTTTGCAGATTGCGATGTTCGCGCGTACAGCGATCACGAACGACGGGCTGGTGGCGCTCGACGCGCTGCCGAATCTATCGATTGCGCATTTCCCCTTTTCGTCCGACGTGAATCCGCCGATCTGGACCCGTGGGACGCAGAGGGTTAACCGACCGCCGCGGCACGGTGTGGCCGGCGTACGCGACGCGACACCAAGGCTCCCTCCGCTCGGCGATGCGCAAGTCGTGGCGAACGATGCGTTGATCGCGGAATTGAAAAAGACATTCGGTCCG
- a CDS encoding aminotransferase class I/II-fold pyridoxal phosphate-dependent enzyme, which translates to MNDPSASHPADDNFSPFKVRLAERMSRLPPYLFGRINALLYKKRRAGDDVIDLGMGNPTDPPQDLVIEKLVEAARDPTAHGYSQSLGIANLRREVASKYLKRWGVRLDPESEIIVCLGSKEGFSHMCLALMGPGDTAIVPAPTFPAHAHAVTLASGNVITLEVADCEKFLSNVAYTCQHLHPSPKLLIINYPHNPSSVTVEPEFFVDVVKLARRYGFMVISDAAYVDVAFDGYRPPSFLAAPGAVDVGVEFTTMSKGYNMAGWRVGFCAGNPEMVRALGTIKAYYDYGMFQAIQVAAIVALRHTEAAVESQAAIYQHRRDVLVEGLRRIGWDITPPRAGMFVWAQIPDVWRQRMDTLSFAMKLLEEGDVAVSPGSGFGPAGEGYLRMALVENESRLRQAVRQIGRCLGQEAREAKTERAARPVSG; encoded by the coding sequence ATGAACGATCCCTCTGCGTCGCATCCTGCGGACGACAACTTTTCCCCTTTCAAGGTCAGGCTGGCCGAACGGATGAGCCGTTTGCCCCCCTACCTGTTTGGACGGATTAACGCGCTGTTGTACAAGAAGCGCCGCGCCGGCGACGACGTGATCGACCTGGGCATGGGTAACCCGACTGACCCGCCGCAGGACCTGGTGATCGAGAAGCTGGTCGAAGCGGCCCGCGATCCCACGGCCCACGGCTACAGTCAATCGCTCGGCATCGCCAATCTGCGCCGTGAAGTGGCCAGCAAATATTTGAAGCGCTGGGGCGTACGGCTTGATCCCGAAAGCGAGATCATCGTCTGCCTTGGCTCGAAAGAAGGCTTCAGTCACATGTGTCTGGCCCTGATGGGGCCCGGTGATACGGCCATCGTTCCCGCGCCGACATTTCCCGCCCATGCCCACGCGGTGACGCTGGCGTCCGGAAACGTCATTACGCTCGAGGTGGCCGATTGCGAGAAGTTCCTTTCGAACGTGGCCTACACCTGCCAGCATCTGCATCCTTCGCCGAAGCTGTTGATCATCAACTACCCGCACAATCCGTCGAGCGTTACGGTTGAGCCGGAATTCTTCGTTGACGTGGTGAAGCTGGCGCGCCGTTACGGCTTTATGGTGATCAGTGACGCGGCTTACGTCGACGTGGCGTTCGATGGATATCGCCCGCCAAGCTTTCTGGCCGCGCCCGGAGCGGTGGACGTCGGTGTCGAGTTCACCACGATGAGCAAGGGATACAACATGGCCGGCTGGCGCGTCGGATTCTGCGCCGGCAATCCGGAAATGGTGCGGGCCCTGGGCACAATCAAGGCTTACTACGATTACGGCATGTTCCAGGCCATCCAGGTCGCCGCGATCGTGGCGCTGCGTCATACCGAGGCCGCGGTCGAATCGCAGGCAGCGATCTATCAGCACCGCCGCGACGTGCTAGTCGAGGGGCTGCGCCGCATCGGTTGGGACATCACGCCCCCGCGGGCCGGCATGTTCGTGTGGGCCCAGATTCCCGACGTCTGGCGGCAGCGGATGGATACGCTCAGCTTTGCCATGAAGCTGCTCGAAGAGGGGGACGTCGCCGTCAGCCCTGGCTCAGGCTTTGGCCCGGCCGGCGAAGGCTACTTGCGCATGGCACTGGTCGAGAACGAAAGCCGGCTCCGCCAGGCGGTACGGCAAATCGGCCGCTGCCTGGGACAAGAAGCACGCGAAGCCAAGACCGAACGCGCAGCCCGCCCCGTCTCAGGCTAG
- the carA gene encoding glutamine-hydrolyzing carbamoyl-phosphate synthase small subunit, producing MSTPPIAKLALEDGTVYTGTSFGATGEVDGEVCFNTSMSGYQEIVTDPSYRGQIVTMTYPEIGNYGVNAEDVESGRPHLSGFVVRQLSRRTSNFRSNGGLHEYLAAAGVLGLAGIDTRALVRHIRSRGAMKGVLSTTDLDDASLVAKAKASRGLVGRDLVREVVPTEPRTWTESLSRWTRLADDGDAPSQQPMLGDTSPHIVAIDYGMKWNIARHLFDQGCRVTILPGTFSSAQVLEHKPDGVFLSNGPGDPEPLEYAAQTIRGLLGQVPVFGICLGHQLLSLACGAKTFKLKFGHRGANQPVLNLETGAVEITAQNHGFAVDEESLPSALEITHRNLNDNTIEGVKHRELPAFSVQYHPEASSGPHDSAYLFRRFRDMLSLVEQK from the coding sequence ATGAGCACTCCTCCGATCGCGAAGCTGGCCCTGGAAGATGGCACGGTCTACACCGGTACTTCGTTCGGCGCGACCGGCGAAGTCGACGGTGAAGTCTGCTTCAACACGTCGATGTCCGGCTATCAGGAAATCGTTACCGACCCCAGCTATCGCGGTCAGATCGTGACGATGACCTATCCCGAGATCGGCAACTATGGCGTCAACGCCGAGGATGTCGAAAGCGGCCGCCCGCATCTGTCCGGGTTCGTCGTGCGGCAGCTCAGCCGGCGAACGAGTAATTTTCGCTCCAATGGTGGGCTGCACGAATATTTAGCCGCAGCCGGCGTGTTAGGACTGGCCGGCATCGATACGCGGGCCCTGGTGCGACATATTCGCAGCCGTGGCGCCATGAAGGGTGTCCTGTCGACTACGGATCTCGATGATGCCAGCCTGGTCGCCAAGGCCAAGGCCAGCCGTGGACTGGTCGGACGCGATCTGGTGCGCGAGGTCGTTCCGACCGAGCCGAGGACCTGGACCGAGTCGCTCAGCCGGTGGACAAGACTAGCGGATGACGGTGATGCGCCTTCCCAGCAGCCCATGCTCGGCGACACGAGTCCACACATTGTGGCGATCGACTACGGCATGAAATGGAATATCGCCCGGCATCTGTTCGATCAGGGATGCCGCGTGACGATCCTGCCGGGCACGTTTTCCAGTGCCCAAGTGCTCGAACACAAGCCCGACGGCGTGTTCCTTTCCAATGGCCCGGGTGATCCGGAACCGCTCGAATACGCTGCGCAAACCATTCGTGGGCTGCTCGGCCAGGTGCCGGTTTTCGGCATCTGCCTAGGGCATCAACTGCTGTCACTGGCTTGCGGCGCCAAGACATTCAAGCTCAAGTTCGGCCATCGCGGCGCGAACCAGCCAGTGTTAAACCTCGAAACGGGCGCCGTCGAAATCACGGCCCAGAATCACGGCTTTGCCGTCGACGAGGAATCGTTGCCCTCGGCGCTCGAGATCACGCACCGCAACTTGAACGACAACACGATCGAAGGCGTGAAGCATCGCGAGCTGCCGGCTTTCAGTGTGCAGTACCACCCCGAGGCTTCCTCAGGGCCGCACGATAGCGCCTACTTGTTCCGCCGCTTTCGCGACATGCTGTCACTCGTCGAACAGAAGTAA